One segment of Pseudophryne corroboree isolate aPseCor3 chromosome 10, aPseCor3.hap2, whole genome shotgun sequence DNA contains the following:
- the LOC134965532 gene encoding uncharacterized protein LOC134965532 — MPVTINKTMSKIIANMKKENKTIKEIHAWLKESGIIVTLETVRYHAFERTTPRFVFPTKCTWRVQQIVEELTREDDERTALQIKRILHSKYDLDISATSIRRMRRKMGWTFGATRISPMIRDVNKEKRVEQARRWIESGETFDDVIFTDESSVALERFSRMSFRKRNHISLKPRPKHPLKVHVWGGISRLGAGPLLFFEGIMDKKFFQETIVEECMVPFVNKYYPTHHRIFQDNDPKHSASAKFMEEKDHQT, encoded by the exons atgccagtaactatcaacaaaacgatgagcaagataatcgccaacatgaaaaaagaaaataaaaccatcaaagagatccatgcatggctcaaggaaagtggcattatagtcactttagaaacggtgcgctatcatgcattcgagagaacaacgcccagatttgtatttcctacaaaatgcacatg gagagtgcaacaaattgtggaggaactaactcgtgaggatgatgagcgtactgctctgcaaataaaacgaattctccattccaagtatgacctggacatatcggccaccagcatcagaaggatgcgacggaaaatgggatggacctttggcgcaacaag gatatctccaatgataagagatgtgaataaagaaaagagagtggaacaggcacggcgatggattgagagtggtgaaacatttgatgatgtcattttcacagatgaatcgtctgttgcccttgagcggttctccagaatgtcattcaggaaacgtaaccatatctctttaaaaccacgcccaaagcatccattgaaagtccatgtatggggaggcatatcacgattaggagctggtcccctattatttttcgaag gaatcatggataagaaatttttccaagaaacaatagtagaggaatgtatggtaccatttgtgaataaatattacccaactcaccataggatattccaagacaatgatcctaaacactccgcctcagccaaatttatggaagagaaag atcaccagacatga